The following nucleotide sequence is from Thermomicrobiales bacterium.
GACATCCACGCCCTGCTGCCACCCGATGCTGCGGATCACTTGGACGAAGCTGCAGGACAAGCGGCCTTTGTCCGGGTGTTCAAGCTCTTCATTGAGAAGATGCCAGGTCAGCGATGGGCTCGCACTGAGGACGTGGCGCAAGAGCTGGGCCTCGCCGAACATCTCTAGTCCGCAGCACCGGAACACCGAATGGTCGCGCCATGAACAAAGTCAAAGAAGCAGAACTTCGTCATCTCATCGACTTTTTCAGAGCCACAGACGTTGTGCCTGAGAAGCTCGAACCCTCCGAATGCCCCGACTTTATCGCGGTCATTGACGGGCAGACAGTCGGAATCGAATTGACGATTGCGCGGCATGAAGCGGGGAAATTCGGTGCGCTGCAGATCGAACATGCGCAAAGCGAATATGCGAAAGAGCTGCGGAAATGCGTCGAGGACAATGCAAAGGAGGGCGACGACGGGTTGATCATCGGCATTGCCTTTGAAGACGGAATTCCTGTCAGAACCGACGACAAGGACGCCCTGCCGCGTGTCGCGGATATCATCTCCGACGCCGCGGCTACGCTGCCGAATCCTGGCGCCATAACGATCTGGTCCGAGAAATGGGCGCGCATCCGCGATGACGCGGGAATGCGAAGCGCGGGCTCCGAGCCGTCTGCTCCGTTGCCGGAATTCATTCAGAACGTCTGCCTCTACAGGGACGGGAATCATGACATCAAGGTCACTGGCGGACGGGGCGGCATCACGCCGGACTTCGACGACAGCGTTCTCTTGCCGATCCTGAGAAACAAGAACGATCGGCTGAAGAAATATGCAGCCTTCGACCGGTCCTGGCTGGTGATCGTATCGCGGGTGACGCAATTTGAAGGTCACAGCCCCGATGCAGAACGCGCCAATGTCGCCCTTTCATCGTTCGCCACCACGTTTGGCAAGGTCAACGTGACGCGGCCAATCCCGTCCAACTTTGACGAGACCTATCTGTTCAAATGGCCGTCAGAGGTTATTCGTCTCTCTGCCGACTGACGTCACCTGAGCCGTCCTCGACCTCCCAATCCTTGAAGTCGGTTTCCTGCTCCTTGAAGAACTCTGCCGGCAGCGGATGAGCTGCATCCGGATTTGGAAGAAACCGGAATTGCGCCCTCTGGCCCTGGCCCGCCAGATCGTAGAATCCCAAAAGCGCGACGCCGCTGAATTCCGGGTACTCCTTGGTCAGCCAAACCTCTTTCAAATAGCGGTCGTGATCGGCAGGATCGCCGAGAATATCGTCGTCGTGGATGAAGGTGATGAACGGAAAACCCGGCGCCGACTGCTTGCGGCTGCGACGGCGGTTCTTTTCGAAGATCTTCCGGTAGCTCGGGGGCGGTCCGTGAATGGCAATCGATCGGCCGCCGCGCATGAACGTGTAGCCCGGCATCCGCACGCCGGTTTCGACGTCTTCCAGCCAACCCGCCATCGTCACGTTCAGGAAATCCTCTTCGCCGCCTATGATCGGTGGTTTCCGGATGACCCTGACATTGAACTCGCCCTCGACGGTAACGTCCGTCTCGTCCCCCTTCATTCCGGCGGCGAAAATCAGGGTCGCGAAATTCTTGTCGGGAACCAGCTGCCGGACCTTGTCGGCCGCGTTCTCGTGCAGGAGGTAGAAATTCAACTGGTCGCAGGTCGGCAGTTTTTCGTAGATTAGATCCGCCAGTTCCTGCTTCTCTTTGAGATCGAAGAACTTGTCGGTCATCACGCGCTTGCATTCGACAAAAACGACCTCAGCTCCCGCGGTCGTACATTTCAGATCAGGCTTCGAGGGCTGTCCCTCGATTTCTGGCTCAAACTCGATCTCCAGGCCTTGCCGCGAGAGCCATAGAGCCGTTTTGGCGGTGAAGAGGTGATTGTCGAACGATTCCTTGCTGTATCCGAGAATGTGCCGTTTGAAGCCTGCGAAGCTCTCAACCGGCTCCAGGATGGCCGCGACATTGCGCATCCGGTCAATGTCGGGCGTCTTGATATCGAGAGGAAAAAAACGCGGATAGTTGAGCCCGAAAATTCGGGCAAGTGTCAGCGTCACGTTCTTGATGTCGTCCAGGTTCAGGCCGCGCCTGTCGAGGAACTCCTGCGTCGTCTTGAATGTGAAATGGACCTGCTTTCCTTCCGGCTTGTCGCTCATAGCAGGCTCATCTGATCGTCTTCGGCAGTCTCGGCGCCATCGACCAACGTCGACAGCGTCACACCGAGCAAACGAATGCCTTTCTGCACGGGAAACAGTTCGGTGAGCATCGCGCCCGCGAGTTCACCGATTTCCCGTTCGCTTTGCAAAGTGCGTCCAATCGTCCGGCTCCGGGTGATCTGCTGAAAGTCTGCATATTTCACCTTCAGCGTGACAGTGCGTCCGCTGATCTGTTTATTGGTAGCGTGGCGCCAGACTTTCTCGGCAAGCGGTGTCAACTCGGCCTTTGCCGCTTCAAGATCGAAGATGTCAGCGGCGAAAGTGTCTTCCGCCCCGATCGATTTCCGCTGCCGGTCCGGCTGAACGGGGCGTTCATCGATGCCGCGCGAAATCCCGTAATACCAGGTTCCCGACTTCCCGAAATTGTCGCGCAGGAAGGTGAGTGATTTCTCACGCAGATCGGCACCGGTGACGATGCCCAGCCGTTGCATCTTCTCGGCCGTCGCCGGGCCCACTCCGTGGAATTTCTTCACCGCGAGCTCGGCAACAAACGCCGGCCCGTTCTTCGGCGTGATGACGGCCTGGCCGTTCGGCTTGTTGAGGTCACTCGCCAGCTTCGCCAGGAATTTGCAATAGGAAATCCCGGCCGAAGCGTTCAGCTCGGTCACCTCCTTGATTCGGGCGCGAATGATCGTCGCGATCTCGGTGGCGAACTCGATCTCTTGTTTGTTTTCGGTGACGTCGAGATAGGCCTCGTCGAGGGAGAGGGGTTCGATCAGATCGGTATGTTCGGCGAATATCTCATGGATCTGAGCCGAGACCGCCCGGTAGACATCGAAGCGAGGCTTCACGAATATCAGCTCGGGACAACGGCGCTTTGCCGTGACCGAGGGCAGGGCGGAGCGCACACCGAATGCCCGTGCCTCGTAGCTTGCGGCCGCGACGACGCCACGGGCCGCCGACCCGCCAACGGCGACCGGCTTGCCTCTCAGCTCTGGATTGTCGCGCTGCTCGACCGACGCATAGAACGCATCCATGTCGACGTGCAGTATCTTGCGGACCGGGACGACGGCGTCGATCCCTTCGCTCTCCCGCTCATGCCCGCCTCTGTCCTCGTCATCATTCAACATGGTGCGGCATGGCCTCAGAGCAGCAGATCGTCATCCTTGGGATTGGCCGGTGGCTCCACAATGACCAGCATGTTGCCGGGCAGCGGACGCTGCAGATGTTTGACGTCCGCCCATTCCCCGGTGAGCCAGAGATCGACCTCTTCCGGTGTCGTCAGGATTGCCGGCATGGCCTTTTCGTGGATGGGCTTGACGATCTCGTTCGGCGTCGTCGTGAGAAACCCATAGAGCTCATATTCCTGTTCGCCATCACGGACCTTCCGCACCCCCTTCCAGGGCGTCCAGAAACCGGCGAAGAACATCAGCGGCCGGTCGGGGTTCTGCGCGAACCAGGCATTCGGCACGCGGCCGCCTTCCACCTTGCTGGCGGGATCGGGCTCCGCGAACGACGTGAACGGGACCACACAGCGGCTTGTCGGTCCGAGCCAACGGCGCCAATGTGGCGATCCGACATTGCGGATATTGGTGACGCCGCGATCGGCCTTGCCTTTGACGAAGGCCGGCGGCGTCGGCATGCCCCAGGTCGCGCTGACGATCTCGCGATTGCCATCGTCGCCAACACGCACGATCGGCGCCAGCGTGTTCGGATAGACGTTCAAGGAGGGCTCGTTCCAGCCGGCCTTGTCGGCCATGGCCTTGGTGAACTCGACAACCGCGTCCCGCGTCGTCGTCAGATTATAGAGATTGCACAAATCCTTCTCCCGTTAGCGCCACATCCCGCGCATGCGCGCGCCCACATCGAGGCGCATCTGCCGCGGTCCGGCATTACTGGCTTGGCCCGGCGCGACCACCGGCCAGGTCCTATTCTCGAAAAACTGCAACAACATAGCGGGAATGAACCGTGTCCGCGAGGCATAGACATGCCGGTCGCCGGTCGAAGACTGTCCATGCGTGAAGAAACGCTGCGGGACGACCAGGTTCAGACTGTCTTTCGCCCGCGTCATCGCGACATAGAGCAGGCGCCGTTCTTCCTCGATCTCGTCGGTTGTCCCGACGCCCAGATCGGACGGAATGCAGCCGTCGACGGTATTGAGGACGAACACCGACCGCCATTCCTGGCCCTTGGCGGAATGGATGGTGGAAAGGACCAGATAATCCTCATCGAGCAGCGGTACCCCGGCCTGGCCGGAGGTCGCATCCGGCGGATCGAGCGTCAGTTCGGTCAGGAACCGCTCGCGCGACGGATAGCCGGCGGCGATGTCCTCGAGCTGCAGGAGGTCCGCGCGTCGCATCTCGAAATCTTCGTGGATGCGTTCCAGATGCGGCTCATACCACGACCTGATCCGCCCGATCTCGGCCGGCCAGCCCATGTTGGAGGTGCGGAGGTCCGCGATCAACGAAACGAGCCCGGGCCAGTCGGCCGCGGCACGCGGCGGCGCGGGCAGGGCGGCGAGCGTCTCAACGGGGTCGGCGGTTTCGCTGACCGCATCAAGGGCGATCTGCGCCGACGCCGGGCCAACGCCTGGCAGGAGCTGCATCAGGCGGAAGCCCGCCACGCGATCACGCATGTTTTGGGCGAACCGAAGCGCCGCCAGCATGTCCTTCACATGGGCGGAATCGAGGAACTTCAGGCCGCCGAATTTCACAAAGGGGATGTTGCGGCGGGTCAGCTCCACTTCCAGCGGGCCGCTGTGATGGCTCGCCCGGAACAGGACGGCCTGGTCTTTCAGCCGCATGCCGCCTTCACGATTGTCGAGCACCTCGTCGGCGACAAAGCGCGCCTGGTCGCCTTCGTCGCGGACCGTAACCAGTCTTGGTTTTTCGTTGGAGGCGCGCTCCGTCCAGAGGTCCTTCGTGTAGCGTTCCTGCGCAAGACCGATGACACCGTTGGCGGCGGCGAGGATGGGCTGTGTCGAGCGGTAATTGCGGTCGAGCGTGATCACGTCGGCCTTCGGCGAGAACTCATTCGGGAAATCGAGGATGTTGCGCACCGTGGCGGCGCGGAACGAATAGATCGCCTGGGCGTCGTCGCCGACGACCGTCAGGCCGCGACCGCCGAGCTTGAGCGCCATCAGGATGGAGGACTGAAGGCGGTTCGTATCCTGATATTCATCGACCAGGACATGATCCCAGCGTCCGCCGATCTCATCGGCAAGCACGGGATCGCCCATGGTCTGCGCCCAGTACAAGAGCAGGTCGTCGTAATCGAGGACGTTCTGGATCTGCTTGGCCTCGACATAGGCCGCGAACAGCTCCTTCAGCTCCTTTTCCCACGCGGCACACCACGGGAAGTTCGCCCCGAGGATTTCATCCAGCGGCGCCTCGGCATTGACGGTGCGCGAATAGATGGAGAGGCACGTCCCCTTGGACGGAAACCGGTTTTCCGTCTTCGAGAAACCGAGATCATGCCGGGCGAGGTTCATCAGGTCGGCCGAGTCCTCGCGGTCATGGATCGTGAATTGCGGATCGAGGCCGAACTCGATGGCATATTCCCTGAGCAACCGCGCGCCGATCCCGTGAAACGTGCCCGACCAGGCAAGCCCGTCCGCCATGATCCCCGCCTTGTCTCCCAGCGCTTTCGCGCAGATCCGCTCGACCCGCTTTCCCATTTCGGCGGCCGCGCGGCGTGAAAAGGTCATCAAGAGGATGCGGCGCGGATCGGCTCCGGAGATGACGAGCTGGGCGACACGATGGGCGAGTGTATTGGTTTTCCCGGAGCCCGCGCCGGCGATGATCAGAAGCGGTCCGCCGATTCCCCCGTCGGGCAGATCGATCCCGTGCAGGACCGCCGCCCGCTGATTGTCATTCAATTTTTCCAGATGCGCTGCGCTCATCCCGTCCCGCCTCAAACCCTTGGGAATCAACGATGCGCGTCCCACGCATCGGTGTTTTCTGCCGGTCGAGGTGGCCTGAGCCCGTCAAAGAGTCCGATTGACTCAAAACCGGAAAGAGAACAAATAATGAACATACCGGAGATTTTCGCCGTTGCAAAGCCTTAAAGGAGACCTTTCCGCGTCATGCCGAGCCATTCG
It contains:
- the dinB gene encoding DNA polymerase IV, which codes for MLNDDEDRGGHERESEGIDAVVPVRKILHVDMDAFYASVEQRDNPELRGKPVAVGGSAARGVVAAASYEARAFGVRSALPSVTAKRRCPELIFVKPRFDVYRAVSAQIHEIFAEHTDLIEPLSLDEAYLDVTENKQEIEFATEIATIIRARIKEVTELNASAGISYCKFLAKLASDLNKPNGQAVITPKNGPAFVAELAVKKFHGVGPATAEKMQRLGIVTGADLREKSLTFLRDNFGKSGTWYYGISRGIDERPVQPDRQRKSIGAEDTFAADIFDLEAAKAELTPLAEKVWRHATNKQISGRTVTLKVKYADFQQITRSRTIGRTLQSEREIGELAGAMLTELFPVQKGIRLLGVTLSTLVDGAETAEDDQMSLL
- a CDS encoding SOS response-associated peptidase, yielding MCNLYNLTTTRDAVVEFTKAMADKAGWNEPSLNVYPNTLAPIVRVGDDGNREIVSATWGMPTPPAFVKGKADRGVTNIRNVGSPHWRRWLGPTSRCVVPFTSFAEPDPASKVEGGRVPNAWFAQNPDRPLMFFAGFWTPWKGVRKVRDGEQEYELYGFLTTTPNEIVKPIHEKAMPAILTTPEEVDLWLTGEWADVKHLQRPLPGNMLVIVEPPANPKDDDLLL
- a CDS encoding ATP-dependent helicase, producing MSAAHLEKLNDNQRAAVLHGIDLPDGGIGGPLLIIAGAGSGKTNTLAHRVAQLVISGADPRRILLMTFSRRAAAEMGKRVERICAKALGDKAGIMADGLAWSGTFHGIGARLLREYAIEFGLDPQFTIHDREDSADLMNLARHDLGFSKTENRFPSKGTCLSIYSRTVNAEAPLDEILGANFPWCAAWEKELKELFAAYVEAKQIQNVLDYDDLLLYWAQTMGDPVLADEIGGRWDHVLVDEYQDTNRLQSSILMALKLGGRGLTVVGDDAQAIYSFRAATVRNILDFPNEFSPKADVITLDRNYRSTQPILAAANGVIGLAQERYTKDLWTERASNEKPRLVTVRDEGDQARFVADEVLDNREGGMRLKDQAVLFRASHHSGPLEVELTRRNIPFVKFGGLKFLDSAHVKDMLAALRFAQNMRDRVAGFRLMQLLPGVGPASAQIALDAVSETADPVETLAALPAPPRAAADWPGLVSLIADLRTSNMGWPAEIGRIRSWYEPHLERIHEDFEMRRADLLQLEDIAAGYPSRERFLTELTLDPPDATSGQAGVPLLDEDYLVLSTIHSAKGQEWRSVFVLNTVDGCIPSDLGVGTTDEIEEERRLLYVAMTRAKDSLNLVVPQRFFTHGQSSTGDRHVYASRTRFIPAMLLQFFENRTWPVVAPGQASNAGPRQMRLDVGARMRGMWR